A stretch of the Lactuca sativa cultivar Salinas chromosome 9, Lsat_Salinas_v11, whole genome shotgun sequence genome encodes the following:
- the LOC111903959 gene encoding transcription factor IBH1 — translation MSAPQPTSKNRTSLKIHLAYRFLLALNTLNQKRSAFDHTQNHKRSNRVKIAAYASMASVVGPRRAWSRAILWKIRNRCVLTRNKKRVHHITTSLQVKLRKLVPGAETMDPCGLLDETADYIKHLATQVEVMKTLVDLYSTV, via the exons ATGTCTGCACCTCAACCCACATCCAAAAACCGTACCTCTCTCAAGATCCATCTCGCTTATCGATTCCTTCTTGCTTTAAACaccctcaaccagaaaagatCAGCTTTTGACCACACCCAGAACCATAAAAGGTCTAACCGTGTAAAGATTGCAGCCTACGCATCAATGGCGTCTGTGGTTGGACCAAGACGAGCTTGGAGCCGTGCGATTTTATGGAAGATCAGAAACCGATGTGTGTTAACAAGAAACAAGAAGAGGGTTCATCATATAACTACTAGTCTTC AAGTGAAGCTTAGGAAGCTTGTACCTGGTGCTGAAACCATGGATCCATGCGGTTTGTTGGATGAAACTGCTGATTATATAAAGCATCTGGCCACGCAGGTTGAAGTCATGAAAACTCTGGTAGATCTCTACTCCACCGTTTGA